In one window of Microtus pennsylvanicus isolate mMicPen1 chromosome 2, mMicPen1.hap1, whole genome shotgun sequence DNA:
- the LOC142844940 gene encoding olfactory receptor 4K3-like — protein sequence MDGGNQTWVSEFILFGLSQSQNVQVLLFVMFLILYLFIVSGNIIIIVLITTDHHLHSPMYFLLANLSFVDMWLSSVTTPKMVSDFLRENKTISFAGCMSQVFFAHCIAAGEMVLLVVMAYDRYVAICKPLHYFTIMNLRRCSGLVLVSWTTGFIHAMSHLVVIVELPFCGPKEIDSFFCDMPLVIKLACMDSHDLDILMNADCGVVAVTCFTLLLISYTYILIAVHQSSKSGASKALSTCSAHITVVMIFFVPCIFIYVWPLNIIWLDKFLAVFYSVFTPLLNPAIYTLRNKEMKNAMIRFISNYLDPKENS from the coding sequence ATGGATGGAGGCAATCAGACCTGGGTGTCAGAATTTATACTTTTTGGGCTTTCCCAGTCACAGAATGTCCAGGTTTTACTCTTCGTGATGTTCTTGATACTTTATCTCTTTATTGTGTCTGGAAATATTATCATCATTGTCTTAATTACCACTGACCACCATCTCCattctcccatgtacttcttGTTGGCCAACCTGTCATTTGTTGATATGTGGCTTTCCTCAGTCACCACTCCTAAAATGGTATCAGACTTTCTCAGGGAAAACAAGACCATTTCCTTTGCAGGCTGCATGTCTCAAGTCTTCTTCGCTCATTGCATTGCTGCAGGAGAGATGGTGCTCTTGGTAGTAATGGCTTATGACcggtatgtggccatctgcaaaccACTCCACTACTTCACCATTATGAATCTGAGAAGATGCTCTGGACTAGTGCTGGTTTCCTGGACTACTGGCTTTATTCATGCCATGAGTCACCTGGTAGTGATTGTGGAGCTGCCTTTTTGTGGCCCCAAGGAAATAGATAGCTTTTTTTGTGACATGCCATTGGTGATCAAACTAGCATGCATGGATTCCCATGATCTGGATATTCTGATGAATGCTGACTGTGGGGTTGTGGCTGTAACCTGCTTTACTCTGTTGCTCATTTCCTACACATATATTCTTATCGCTGTTCATCAGAGTTCTAAATCTGGTGCATCTAAGGCTCTGTCCACATGCAGTGCCCACATCACAGTAGTGATGATATTTTTTGTCCCCtgcattttcatttatgtgtggcCACTCAATATCATCTGGTTGGACAAATTTCTTGCTGTATTTTACTCTGTTTTCACACCTCTTCTAAACCCAGCTATTTATACACTGAGAAACAAAGAGATGAAAAATGCCATGATAAGATTCATAAGCAACTATCTTGACCCTAAGGAAAATTCCTAA
- the LOC142844941 gene encoding olfactory receptor 4K13-like, protein MDRSNQSVVSEFILWGLAQSQSVQALLFVVFLTLFLFIVFGNTVIMVLITTDRHLHSPMYFLLANLSFIDMCLSSNTTPKMISDFLRENKTISFSGCMSQIFFAHCIAGGEMILLVAMAYDRYVAICKPLHYFTIMNLKRCSGLVLVSWTTGFIHAMSHLLVIVELPFCGPKEIDSFFCDMPLVIKLACMDSHDLDILMNADCGVVAIACFILLLISYTYIIITIRQSSKAGASKALSTCSAHITVVMIFFVPCLFIYVCPLNIIWLDKFLAVFYSVFTPLLNPTIYTLRNKEMKNAMKRFISNHFGPKENL, encoded by the coding sequence ATGGATCGAAGCAATCAGTCTGTGGTGTCAGAATTTATACTTTGGGGACTTGCACAGTCACAGAGTGTCCAGGCCTTACTTTTTGTGGTATTCTTGAcactttttctctttattgtttttgGAAATACTGTTATCATGGTCTTAATCACCACTGACCGCCATCTCCATTCTCCCATGTATTTCTTGTTGGCTAACCTGTCCTTTATTGACATGTGTCTTTCCTCAAACACCACTCCTAAGATGATATCAGACTTTCTCAGAGAAAACAAGACCATTTCCTTTTCAGGCTGCATGTCCCAGATTTTTTTTGCCCATTGCATTGCTGGAGGAGAGATGATCCTGTTAGTGgcaatggcctatgaccgctatgtggccatctgcaagccACTCCATTATTTTACCATTATGAACCTTAAAAGATGCTCTGGACTGGTGTTGGTTTCATGGACTACTGGTTTTATTCATGCCATGAGTCACCTGTTAGTGATAGTGGAGTTGCCTTTTTGTGGCCCCAAGGAAATAGATAGTTTTTTCTGTGACATGCCATTGGTGATCAAGCTAGCTTGCATGGATTCCCATGATCTGGATATTCTAATGAATGCTGACTGTGGGGTTGTAGCTATAGCCTGTTTCATTCTCTTGCTCATTTCCTACACATATATCATTATCACTATTCGTCAGAGCTCCAAAGCTGGTGCATCTAAGGCTCTGTCCACGTGCAGTGCCCACATCACAGTGGTGATGATCTTCTTTGTGCCTTGTCTTTTCATCTATGTATGTCCACTCAATATTATCTGGTTGGATAAATTTCTTGCTGTATTTTACTCTGTTTTTACACCTCTCCTCAACCCAACTATTTATACACTgagaaataaagagatgaaaaatgcTATGAAAAGGTTCATAAGCAACCACtttggtcccaaagaaaatctCTAA